From the Lolium rigidum isolate FL_2022 chromosome 2, APGP_CSIRO_Lrig_0.1, whole genome shotgun sequence genome, one window contains:
- the LOC124691970 gene encoding plastidic ATP/ADP-transporter-like isoform X1 has translation MESGLVASHRLRLPPLPSATAHAHLLRHRRLALAATPLRLPTTTPTPLRQPAALPLRPCLKPLRAASLASPAPAPAPDDSRKFLGVDLLTLKKIVPLGLMFFCILFNYTILRDTKDVLVVTAKGSSAEIIPFLKTWVNLPMAIGFMLLYSKLADVLSKEALFYTVIFPFIAFFGVFGYVLYPMRDAIHPTALADRLLASLGPSFLGPVAILRVWSFCLFYVMAELWGSVVISVLFWGFANQITTVEEAKEFYPLFGLGANVALIFSGRTVKYFSNMRQNLGPGVDGWAISLRGMMSIVVILGLVIASIYWGVNKFVIDKTSLPAVERKKKNKPKLSMGESLKVLVSSRYVRDLATLVVAYGISINLVEVTWKSKLKAQFPSPNEYSSFMGDFSTATGIATFTMMLLGRVIFRKFGWGVAATITPAVLLATGVGFFSLLLFGEPLTPLLAKFGMTPLLAAVFVGALQNIFSKSAKYSLFDPCKEMAYIPLDEDMKVKGKAAIDVVCNPLGKSGGALIQQFMILSFGSLANSTPYLGGILLVIVLAWLGAVRSLDSQFSSLAKEDLEREQTLKAETIETTAQVVGTGNGSLNGNGATPTNGAVIKPSQEPESTASEKSGQQSQ, from the exons ATGGAGTCCGGCCTCGTCGcaagccaccgcctccgcctcccgccgctcccctccgccaccgcccatgcccacctcctccgccaccgccgcctcgccCTCGCCGCCACGCCCCTCCGCCTCCCCACCACCACCCCGACCCCTCTGCGCCAGCCCGCCGCGCTCCCGCTCCGCCCCTGCCTGAagcctctccgcgccgcctccctCGCCTCCCCGGCCCCCGCGCCCGCGCCGGACGACTCCCGCAAATTCCTCGGCGTCGACCTGCTCACGCTCAAGAAGATCGTGCCCCTGGGCCTCATGTTCTTCTGCATCCTCTTCAACTACACCATCCTGCGCGACACCAAGGACGTGCTCGTCGTCACCGCCAAGGGCAGCAGCGCCGAGATCATCCCCTTCCTCAAGACATGGGTCAACCTCCCCATGGCCATCGGCTTCATGCTCCTCTACTCCAAGCTCGCCGACGTGCTCTCCAAGGAGGCGCTCTTCTACACCGTCATCTTCCCATTCATCGCCTTCTTCGGGGTCTTCGGCTACGTGCTATACCCTATGCGCGACGCCATCCACCCCACCGCGCTCGCCGACCGACTACTCGCATCGCTCGGCCCCAGCTTCCTCGGACCCGTCGCCATCCTGCGCGTCTGGAGTTTCTGCCTCTTCTACGTCATGGCTGAGCTATGGGGAAGCGTCGTTATCTCCGTCCTCTTCTGGGGATTCGCCAATCAG ATTACTACCGTTGAAGAAGCCAAAGAGTTCTACCCACTCTTCGGGCTTGGGGCCAACGTTGCGCTCATCTTCTCTGGTCGCACCGTGAAATACTTCTCAAACATGCGGCAGAATCTGGGTCCAGGGGTGGACGGGTGGGCAATTTCGTTGAGGGGCATGATGAGCATAGTGGTGATACTGGGTTTGGTCATTGCCAGCATCTACTGGGGAGTGAACAAGTTTGTTATTGATAAAACATCTCTGCCAGCAGTTGAACGGAAGAAGAAG AATAAGCCAAAGCTTAGCATGGGGGAGAGTCTGAAGGTGCTGGTGTCATCTCGGTATGTGAGGGATCTTGCCACACTGGTCGTTGCTTATGGTATAAGCATTAACCTTGTTGAGGTGACATGGAAATCAAAATTGAAGGCACAG TTCCCAAGCCCTAATGAGTATTCTTCGTTCATGGGCGATTTCTCAACGGCTACTGGCATAGCTACGTTCACAATGATGTTGTTGGGGAGAGTGATTTTCAGAAAATTCGGGTGGGGAGTTGCAGCTACAATCACCCCGGCGGTGTTGCTTGCCACCGGAGTTGGATTCTTCTCACTGCTTTTGTTTGGTGAGCCACTGACTCCCCTTCTAGCCAAGTTCGGAATGACGCCTTTGCTTGCTGCGGTCTTCGTTGGAGCACTGCAGAACATTTTCAGTAAGAGTGCAAAGTACAGCTTGTTCGATCCTTGCAAAGAGATGGCGTACATTCCTTTGGACGAGGACATGAAG GTCAAAGGTAAGGCAGCAATTGATGTGGTATGCAACCCACTGGGGAAATCTGGAGGTGCCTTGATCCAACAGTTCATGATCCTGTCATTTGGATCACTTGCGAATTCAACGCCATACCTTGGAGGAATATTGCTCGTGATTGTTCTTGCGTGGTTGGGCGCTGTGAGGTCCCTTGACTCGCAGTTCTCTTCCCTGGCAAAGGAAGATCTCGAGAGGGAACAAACACTGAAAGCAGAGACAATTGAAACAACAGCTCAAGTTGTTGGGACAGGAAATGGTTCCCTTAACGGAAATGGTGCTACTCCCACAAACGGTGCAGTCATCAAACCATCGCAAGAACCCGAGAGTACTGCCTCTGAAAAATCTGGCCAGCAGTCTCAATAA
- the LOC124691970 gene encoding plastidic ATP/ADP-transporter-like isoform X2, giving the protein MESGLVASHRLRLPPLPSATAHAHLLRHRRLALAATPLRLPTTTPTPLRQPAALPLRPCLKPLRAASLASPAPAPAPDDSRKFLGVDLLTLKKIVPLGLMFFCILFNYTILRDTKDVLVVTAKGSSAEIIPFLKTWVNLPMAIGFMLLYSKLADVLSKEALFYTVIFPFIAFFGVFGYVLYPMRDAIHPTALADRLLASLGPSFLGPVAILRVWSFCLFYVMAELWGSVVISVLFWGFANQITTVEEAKEFYPLFGLGANVALIFSGRTVKYFSNMRQNLGPGVDGWAISLRGMMSIVVILGLVIASIYWGVNKFVIDKTSLPAVERKKKNKPKLSMGESLKVLVSSRYVRDLATLVVAYGISINLVEVTWKSKLKAQFPSPNEYSSFMGDFSTATGIATFTMMLLGRVIFRKFGWGVAATITPAVLLATGVGFFSLLLFGEPLTPLLAKFGMTPLLAAVFVGALQNIFSKSAKYSLFDPCKEMAYIPLDEDMKVSIES; this is encoded by the exons ATGGAGTCCGGCCTCGTCGcaagccaccgcctccgcctcccgccgctcccctccgccaccgcccatgcccacctcctccgccaccgccgcctcgccCTCGCCGCCACGCCCCTCCGCCTCCCCACCACCACCCCGACCCCTCTGCGCCAGCCCGCCGCGCTCCCGCTCCGCCCCTGCCTGAagcctctccgcgccgcctccctCGCCTCCCCGGCCCCCGCGCCCGCGCCGGACGACTCCCGCAAATTCCTCGGCGTCGACCTGCTCACGCTCAAGAAGATCGTGCCCCTGGGCCTCATGTTCTTCTGCATCCTCTTCAACTACACCATCCTGCGCGACACCAAGGACGTGCTCGTCGTCACCGCCAAGGGCAGCAGCGCCGAGATCATCCCCTTCCTCAAGACATGGGTCAACCTCCCCATGGCCATCGGCTTCATGCTCCTCTACTCCAAGCTCGCCGACGTGCTCTCCAAGGAGGCGCTCTTCTACACCGTCATCTTCCCATTCATCGCCTTCTTCGGGGTCTTCGGCTACGTGCTATACCCTATGCGCGACGCCATCCACCCCACCGCGCTCGCCGACCGACTACTCGCATCGCTCGGCCCCAGCTTCCTCGGACCCGTCGCCATCCTGCGCGTCTGGAGTTTCTGCCTCTTCTACGTCATGGCTGAGCTATGGGGAAGCGTCGTTATCTCCGTCCTCTTCTGGGGATTCGCCAATCAG ATTACTACCGTTGAAGAAGCCAAAGAGTTCTACCCACTCTTCGGGCTTGGGGCCAACGTTGCGCTCATCTTCTCTGGTCGCACCGTGAAATACTTCTCAAACATGCGGCAGAATCTGGGTCCAGGGGTGGACGGGTGGGCAATTTCGTTGAGGGGCATGATGAGCATAGTGGTGATACTGGGTTTGGTCATTGCCAGCATCTACTGGGGAGTGAACAAGTTTGTTATTGATAAAACATCTCTGCCAGCAGTTGAACGGAAGAAGAAG AATAAGCCAAAGCTTAGCATGGGGGAGAGTCTGAAGGTGCTGGTGTCATCTCGGTATGTGAGGGATCTTGCCACACTGGTCGTTGCTTATGGTATAAGCATTAACCTTGTTGAGGTGACATGGAAATCAAAATTGAAGGCACAG TTCCCAAGCCCTAATGAGTATTCTTCGTTCATGGGCGATTTCTCAACGGCTACTGGCATAGCTACGTTCACAATGATGTTGTTGGGGAGAGTGATTTTCAGAAAATTCGGGTGGGGAGTTGCAGCTACAATCACCCCGGCGGTGTTGCTTGCCACCGGAGTTGGATTCTTCTCACTGCTTTTGTTTGGTGAGCCACTGACTCCCCTTCTAGCCAAGTTCGGAATGACGCCTTTGCTTGCTGCGGTCTTCGTTGGAGCACTGCAGAACATTTTCAGTAAGAGTGCAAAGTACAGCTTGTTCGATCCTTGCAAAGAGATGGCGTACATTCCTTTGGACGAGGACATGAAGGTTAGTATTGAAAGTTAA
- the LOC124689896 gene encoding protein argonaute PNH1-like has translation MLEVLEVPWTVVGKDPGAGGGSGGHRRPGVPRKQPLQSSLGQSKVAAEARPPKAGGKKCNSGASAPRRGEQARSKQVAAMEPVQAPPPPVSSSKGLELCRRPGFGTVGARCVVKANHFLAEVADKDLTQYDVKITPESRSRSVNRAVVAELVRLYRASDLGMRLPAYDGRSNLYTAGRLPFDAREFVLRLAVDDDGGSDATAREREYKVAIKFAARADLHHLRQFIAGRQPDAPQEALQVLDVVLREVANQRYLAVRRSFYSPDIRTPQRLGDGLQSWFGFYQSLRPTQMGLSLNIDMSSTAFIEPLPVIDFVAQFLGKDVMSRRLSDANRIKIKKALRDLKIEITHRGSLRRKYRVSGLTAQPTHELVFPIDDEMKSVVEYFKEMYGFTIKQLHLPCLLVGNPKKPNYLPMEACKIVEGQRYKKRLNEKQITSLLKVTCQRPREKEMDIRRTVHQNEYEQDPYAKEFGINISDKLTCVEARVLPAPWLKYHDTGKEKECLPRDGQWDMKNKKVVNGCTVDYWACINFSSSIRESTASGFCQELAQTCKILGMEFNSEPAIPIYSGRPDHAVQALKHVYKAALNKLKGKELELLLVILPDNNGPLYGDIKRICETELGLISQCCLTKHVFKICNRYLANVSLKINVKMGGRNTVLLDAVSRRIPLVSDIPTIIFGADVTHPETREDTSPSIAAVVASQDWPEVTKYAGLVCAQPHRQELIQDLYKTWHDPQRGTVTGGMIRELLISFRKATGKKPLRIIFYRDGVSAGQFHQVLLYELDAIRKACASLEPNYQPPVTFVIVQKRHHTKLFADNHNDRSSIDKSGNILPGTVVDSKICHPTQFDFYLCSHAGIQGTSRPAHYHVLWDENNFTADEMQTLTNNLCYTYARCTRSVSVVPPVYYAHLAAFRARFYMDQDMSENRSVKNANGTNGSTMKTMPAVKEKVKRVMFYC, from the exons ATGTTGGAGGTGTTGGAAGTGCCGTGGACGGTGGTCGGTAAGGACCCCGGTGCCGGTGGCGGGAGCGGCGGCCACAGGCGCCCGGGCGTGCCGCGGAAGCAACCGCTGCAAAGTAGCTTGGGGCAGTCCAAGGTGGCCGCGGAGGCGCGGCCTCCGAAGGCAGGAGGCAAGAAGTGCAATTCCGGGGCCAGCGCTCCGCGGCGCGGCGAGCAGGCGCGGAGCAAGCAGGTGGCGGCGATGGAGCCGGTGCAGGCC CCGCCGCCCCCGGTTTCGAGCAGCAAGGGGCTGGAGCTCTGCCGGCGCCCTGGGTTCGGCACGGTGGGCGCGCGCTGCGTGGTCAAGGCCAACCACTTCCTCGCGGAGGTCGCCGATAAGGACCTCACCCAGTACGAC GTCAAGATCACGCCGGAGTCCAGGTCGCGGAGCGTGAACCGGGCCGTCGTGGCCGAGCTGGTCCGCCTCTACCGCGCGTCCGACCTCGGCATGCGCCTCCCGGCCTACGATGGCCGCAGCAACCTCTACACCGCCGGCCGCCTCCCCTTCGACGCCCGAGAGTTCGTCctgcgcctcgccgtcgacgacgacggcggctccGACGCCACCGCCCG GGAGAGGGAGTACAAGGTGGCCATCAAATTCGCGGCCAGGGCCGACCTGCACCACCTCCGGCAGTTCATCGCGGGGCGGCAGCCCGACGCCCCACAGGAGGCCCTGCAGGTCCTGGACGTCGTGCTCCGGGAAGTCGCCAACCAGAG GTACCTCGCCGTAAGACGATCCTTCTATTCGCCGGACATTCGGACGCCGCAGAGGCTCGGCGATGGCTTGCAGTCATGGTTTGGCTTCTACCAAAGCCTCCGGCCGACACAGATGGGGTTGTCACTAAACATTG ACATGTCATCCACGGCGTTCATCGAGCCTCTCCCAGTGATCGATTTCGTCGCGCAGTTCCTGGGGAAGGATGTCATGTCAAGACGGTTGTCGGATGCGAACCGTATCAAG ATTAAGAAAGCTCTACGAGATTTGAAGATTGAAATCACTCACCGAGGAAGTTTAAGGCGGAAGTACCGTGTATCTGGCTTGACAGCGCAACCAACTCATGAACTAGT TTTCCCAATCGACGATGAAATGAAATCAGTTGTAGAGTATTTCAAGGAAATGTATGGGTTTACCATAAAGCAACTACATCTTCCCTGCCTTCTTGTAGGAAACCCAAAGAAGCCAAATTATCTACCAATGGAG GCCTGCAAGATTGTCGAAGGTCAGAGGTATAAGAAGAGGTTGAATGAAAAGCAGATAACATCATTACTGAAAGTTACATGCCAAAGGCCTAGAGAGAAGGAAATGGATATTCGACGG ACCGTTCACCAAAATGAATATGAACAAGATCCCTATGCGAAGGAATTTGGGATAAACATAAGTGACAAACTCACCTGTGTTGAAGCACGAGTTCTGCCTGCACCCTGG CTAAAATACCATGACACTGGAAAAGAGAAGGAGTGCTTACCTCGTGATGGTCAATGGGACATGAAAAACAAG AAAGTTGTCAATGGGTGCACTGTGGATTATTGGGCATGCATTAACTTCTCAAGCAGTATTCGAGAAAGCACTGCCAGCGGATTTTGCCAGGAGTTGGCACAAACGTGTAAAATCTTAGGCATG GAGTTCAACAGTGAGCCTGCTATACCGATATATTCCGGTAGACCAGATCATGCAGTACAGGCACTTAAGCATGTATACAAAGCTGCACTGAACAAACTCAAGGGAAAGGAGCTTGAACTTCTTTTGGTAATCCTCCCTGACAACAATGGCCCATTGTACG GAGACATAAAACGCATATGTGAAACTGAGTTGGGATTAATATCACAATGCTGCTTGACAAAGCATGTATTTAAGATTTGCAACCGATACTTGGCAAATGTCTCACTCAAAATCAATGTTAAG ATGGGGGGAAGAAATACTGTACTCCTGGATGCTGTAAGTCGAAGGATTCCGTTGGTTAGTGATATACCGACAATAATATTTGGTGCGGATGTAACACATCCTGAAACCAGAGAAGATACCAGTCCATCAATTGCTGCA GTTGTTGCTTCTCAAGACTGGCCAGAAGTTACAAAGTATGCTGGATTGGTGTGTGCTCAACCTCATCGGCAAGAGCTCATCCAGGACCTGTACAAAACATGGCATGATCCTCAGAGAGGCACTGTAACAGGAGGCATGATCAG GGAGCTTCTAATTTCCTTCAGGAAGGCTACAGGGAAGAAGCCATTAAGAATAATCTTCTACAG GGATGGTGTCAGTGCAGGACAGTTTCATCaagtattactttatgagttagatGCTATCCGCAAG GCTTGTGCATCTTTAGAACCAAATTACCAACCTCCAGTAACGTTTGTGATAGTCCAGAAGCGCCACCATACGAAACTATTTGCAGACAATCACAACGACAGAAGTAGCATCGACAAGAGTGGAAATATTCTGCCTG GTACTGTCGTTGATTCGAAGATATGCCATCCCACACAGTTTGACTTCTACCTCTGCAGTCATGCTGGTATTCAG GGTACTAGTAGGCCAGCACATTATCATGTTCTCTGGGACGAGAACAATTTCACGGCAGACGAAATGCAGACTTTGACAAACAACCTTTGCTACAC GTATGCGCGGTGCACACGATCTGTTTCTGTTG TGCCGCCTGTCTATTATGCTCATCTTGCTGCATTCCGGGCTCGTTTCTACATGGACCAAGATATGTCGGAAAACCGCTCCGTGAAGAATGCCAACGGGACGAATGGAAGTACCATGAAGACTATGCCAGCGGTGAAAGAGAAGGTGAAGAGGGTGATGTTCTACTGCTGA